A single genomic interval of bacterium harbors:
- a CDS encoding Dyp-type peroxidase, which produces MTRGVPQLVIAPLTRAAIFLVVTVNPGADNRAAVRSLCGDLSALLRAVGFRDLEGHLSCVMGFGSDAWDRLFGPPRPRDLHPFREIHGRPHVAVATPGDILFHIRAKRMDLCFELAMQIMARLGDAVSPVDEVHGFRYFDDRDLIGFVDGTENPTDQAAVEATIIADEDAAFAGGSYVIVQKYLHDLRRWNALPTEAQERIVGRTKLSDIELDDAAKPTSAHNALTTITEDGKPLEILRDNMPFGEAAKGEFGTYFIGYARSPHRTEQMLENMFVGRPPGNYDRLLDFSRAVTGTLFFVPSATFLEDAADA; this is translated from the coding sequence ATGACACGCGGCGTTCCGCAACTCGTGATCGCGCCGTTGACGCGCGCCGCCATCTTTCTGGTTGTGACGGTGAACCCGGGAGCCGACAACCGGGCAGCCGTGCGCTCGCTGTGCGGAGACCTGTCCGCGCTCCTGCGCGCGGTTGGATTCCGCGACCTGGAAGGCCACCTATCATGCGTGATGGGGTTCGGCTCCGATGCCTGGGACCGGCTGTTCGGGCCGCCGCGGCCGAGAGACCTCCATCCGTTCCGCGAGATCCACGGCCGGCCTCACGTCGCCGTTGCCACACCGGGCGACATCCTCTTCCATATCCGCGCCAAGCGGATGGACCTCTGCTTCGAGCTGGCAATGCAGATCATGGCGCGGCTCGGCGACGCGGTCTCCCCCGTGGACGAAGTGCACGGCTTTCGTTACTTCGACGACCGGGACCTCATCGGTTTCGTCGACGGGACGGAGAACCCCACCGACCAGGCGGCGGTCGAGGCCACGATCATCGCCGACGAAGACGCCGCGTTCGCCGGCGGCAGCTATGTGATCGTCCAAAAGTATCTCCACGATCTGCGCCGGTGGAACGCGCTGCCGACGGAGGCGCAGGAGCGCATTGTCGGCCGGACGAAGCTCTCCGACATCGAGCTCGACGATGCCGCAAAACCCACGTCGGCGCACAATGCATTGACGACGATCACGGAAGACGGAAAACCGCTCGAAATCCTCCGTGACAACATGCCCTTCGGCGAGGCGGCGAAGGGTGAGTTCGGCACGTACTTCATCGGCTATGCCCGGTCGCCTCACCGGACCGAGCAGATGCTGGAGAACATGTTTGTCGGGCGGCCGCCGGGGAACTACGACCGGTTGTTGGATTTCAGTCGGGCCGTCACCGGGACGCTCTTCTTCGTGCCGTCCGCGACGTTCCTGGAGGACGCGGCGGACGCCTAA
- a CDS encoding non-heme iron oxygenase ferredoxin subunit, with amino-acid sequence MAEVKVTQVGQVAPGTGTVVSAEGKAIAVFNVGGTFYAVANECTHLGGPLGQGSLEGTTVTCPWHGSQFDVTSGHVVAGPARRPVAAYRVRVQGDDVFVAVD; translated from the coding sequence ATGGCGGAGGTGAAGGTGACCCAAGTCGGTCAGGTGGCGCCGGGGACGGGGACCGTGGTGTCCGCAGAAGGCAAGGCGATCGCGGTCTTCAATGTCGGCGGTACCTTCTACGCGGTCGCAAACGAGTGCACGCATCTGGGCGGGCCTCTCGGACAGGGATCCCTCGAAGGCACCACGGTCACGTGCCCGTGGCACGGCAGCCAGTTCGACGTGACCTCGGGGCACGTCGTGGCGGGTCCCGCGCGGAGACCCGTCGCCGCGTATCGCGTGCGGGTCCAGGGGGATGACGTGTTCGTGGCGGTTGATTGA